In a genomic window of Pseudomonas mohnii:
- a CDS encoding dihydrofolate reductase, with protein sequence MTKSLPLSLIAALGENRVIGVDNSMPWHLPGDFKYFKATTLGKPIIMGRKTWDSLGRPLPGRLNIVVSRQVDLVLEGAEVYPSLEAAVVRAEEWAKAQGVDELMLIGGAQLYAQGLAQADRLYLTRVALSPEGDAWFPEFDLGQWKLVSNVPNPAEGDKPAYSFEVWEKA encoded by the coding sequence ATGACTAAATCACTCCCCCTCAGCCTGATCGCAGCCCTCGGTGAAAACCGTGTGATCGGCGTCGATAACAGCATGCCCTGGCACTTGCCGGGGGACTTCAAATACTTCAAGGCCACCACCCTGGGCAAGCCGATCATCATGGGTCGCAAGACCTGGGATTCCCTCGGTCGTCCGCTGCCGGGCCGCTTGAACATCGTGGTCAGCCGTCAGGTCGATCTGGTGCTGGAAGGCGCGGAAGTCTATCCGTCGCTGGAGGCCGCTGTGGTTCGCGCCGAGGAATGGGCGAAGGCACAAGGCGTCGATGAGCTGATGCTGATTGGCGGCGCACAGTTGTATGCGCAAGGGCTGGCGCAGGCCGATCGCCTGTACCTGACGCGTGTGGCGTTGAGCCCGGAGGGAGACGCGTGGTTTCCGGAGTTTGATTTGGGCCAGTGGAAGCTGGTGTCCAATGTGCCGAACCCGGCCGAAGGCGACAAACCGGCGTACAGCTTCGAAGTCTGGGAAAAAGCCTAA
- a CDS encoding L-cystine transporter, which produces MNLPLILNLLVFLALLLGLAQTRRSNWSLAKKVLLALGLGVAFGVALHTVYGAGNPVLKASIGWFDLVGNGYVQLLQMIVIPLVFASILSAVARLHNASSLGKISVLTIGTLLFTTAIAALIGIGLTNLFGLTAEGLVAGTQELARLQTIQTDYAGKVADLNVPQLLLSFIPQNPFADLARAKPTSIISVVIFAAFLGVAALQLLKDDVEKGQKVINAIDTLQAWVTRLVRLVMKLTPYGVLALMTKVVAGSNLQDIIKLGSFVVVSYIGLGLMFVVHGVLVSAAGINPLRFFRKIWPVLTFAFTSRSSAATIPLSIEAQTSRLGIPQSVASFAASFGATIGQNGCAGLYPAMLAVMVAPTVGINPLDPLWIATLVAIVTLSSAGVAGVGGGATFAALIVLPAMGLPVSLVALLISVEPLIDMGRTALNVSGSITAGAITSQVMQQTDKALLDADEHSALAHA; this is translated from the coding sequence ATGAATCTGCCACTGATTCTGAATCTGCTGGTGTTCCTCGCCCTGCTCCTGGGCCTGGCACAAACCCGCCGCTCCAACTGGAGCCTGGCGAAAAAAGTCCTGCTCGCACTAGGGCTGGGCGTGGCATTCGGCGTGGCCCTGCACACGGTCTACGGTGCCGGTAACCCGGTGCTCAAAGCCTCGATCGGCTGGTTCGATCTGGTGGGCAACGGCTATGTGCAGTTGCTGCAAATGATCGTGATCCCACTGGTGTTCGCCTCGATCCTCAGCGCCGTGGCCCGTCTGCACAATGCTTCGTCGCTGGGAAAAATCAGCGTCCTGACCATCGGCACGCTGCTGTTTACCACCGCCATCGCGGCGCTGATCGGCATTGGCCTGACCAACCTGTTCGGCCTGACCGCCGAAGGCCTGGTCGCCGGCACCCAGGAGTTGGCCCGCCTGCAAACCATCCAGACCGACTACGCCGGCAAGGTCGCCGACCTGAATGTGCCGCAGCTGTTGCTGTCGTTCATCCCGCAAAACCCGTTCGCCGATCTGGCGCGGGCCAAGCCGACGTCGATTATCAGCGTGGTGATCTTTGCCGCCTTCCTGGGTGTCGCGGCGCTACAACTGCTGAAGGATGACGTGGAAAAAGGTCAGAAAGTGATCAATGCCATCGACACCCTGCAAGCCTGGGTGACGCGCCTGGTACGCCTGGTCATGAAGTTGACCCCGTACGGCGTGTTGGCGCTGATGACCAAAGTGGTCGCCGGCTCCAACCTGCAGGACATCATCAAGCTCGGCAGTTTCGTGGTGGTGTCCTACATTGGCCTGGGCCTGATGTTTGTGGTCCACGGCGTGCTGGTGTCGGCGGCCGGGATCAATCCGCTGCGCTTTTTCCGCAAAATCTGGCCGGTGCTGACGTTCGCTTTCACCAGCCGCTCGAGTGCGGCGACGATCCCGCTGAGCATCGAAGCGCAGACCAGCCGCCTGGGCATTCCACAATCCGTCGCCAGTTTCGCCGCCTCGTTCGGTGCGACCATTGGCCAGAACGGCTGTGCCGGTCTGTACCCGGCGATGTTGGCAGTGATGGTCGCGCCAACCGTGGGCATCAACCCGTTGGACCCGTTGTGGATCGCGACGCTGGTGGCGATTGTGACGCTGAGTTCGGCCGGGGTGGCCGGGGTGGGCGGTGGCGCGACCTTCGCCGCGCTGATCGTGTTGCCGGCAATGGGTTTGCCGGTGTCACTGGTGGCGTTGCTGATTTCGGTCGAGCCGCTGATTGATATGGGGCGCACGGCGTTGAACGTGAGCGGTTCGATCACGGCCGGGGCGATTACCAGTCAGGTGATGCAACAGACGGATAAAGCGTTGCTGGATGCGGATGAGCATTCGGCGTTGGCGCACGCTTAA
- a CDS encoding phosphorylcholine phosphatase: MKFAPKFLAAALCLGLAGQVFATDLKHWPADQAKALDAMIAANANKGNYAVFDMDNTSYRYDLEESLLPFMENKGLITRETLDPSLKLMPFKDTADHKESLFSYYYRLCEVDDMVCYPWVAQVFSGFTLQELKGYVDEMMASGKPVPTTYYDGDVVKNLDVNPPKIFTGQKELYNKLMENGIEVYVMTAASEELVRMVAADPKYGYNVKPQNVIGVTTLLKDRKTGELTTARKQITAGKYDEKANLGLELTPYLWTPATWMAGKHAAILTYIDEWKKPVLVGGDTPTSDGYMLFHGVDVAKGGIHLWVNRKDKYMTQIQGMMAKNAAAQAKEGLAVTADKNWVIVKPEEIQ, encoded by the coding sequence ATGAAGTTCGCACCGAAATTTCTGGCAGCAGCACTTTGCCTGGGTCTCGCGGGCCAAGTGTTTGCAACGGATCTTAAACACTGGCCTGCCGATCAGGCCAAGGCACTGGACGCAATGATCGCGGCCAACGCCAACAAGGGTAACTACGCGGTGTTCGACATGGACAACACCAGTTACCGCTACGACCTCGAAGAGTCGTTGCTGCCGTTCATGGAAAACAAGGGCCTGATCACTCGCGAAACCCTTGATCCCTCCCTGAAACTGATGCCGTTCAAGGACACCGCCGACCACAAGGAAAGCCTGTTCAGCTACTACTATCGCCTCTGCGAAGTCGACGACATGGTTTGCTACCCATGGGTTGCCCAGGTGTTCTCGGGCTTCACGCTGCAAGAACTCAAGGGCTATGTCGACGAGATGATGGCCTCCGGCAAACCGGTGCCGACCACGTATTACGATGGCGACGTGGTCAAGAACCTCGACGTCAACCCGCCGAAAATCTTCACCGGCCAGAAAGAGCTCTACAACAAGTTGATGGAGAACGGCATCGAGGTCTACGTGATGACCGCCGCCTCCGAAGAACTGGTGCGCATGGTCGCGGCCGACCCGAAGTACGGCTACAACGTCAAACCGCAGAACGTGATCGGCGTGACCACGCTGCTCAAGGACCGCAAGACCGGCGAACTGACCACCGCGCGCAAGCAGATCACCGCTGGCAAGTATGACGAGAAAGCCAACCTCGGCCTCGAACTGACCCCGTACCTGTGGACACCTGCGACCTGGATGGCCGGCAAGCACGCGGCGATCCTGACCTACATCGACGAGTGGAAAAAACCGGTGCTGGTCGGCGGTGACACCCCGACAAGTGACGGCTACATGCTGTTCCACGGGGTCGACGTGGCCAAGGGCGGTATTCACTTGTGGGTCAACCGCAAGGATAAGTACATGACCCAGATCCAGGGCATGATGGCCAAAAACGCTGCGGCCCAGGCCAAGGAAGGGCTGGCGGTAACGGCGGACAAGAACTGGGTGATCGTCAAACCTGAGGAAATTCAGTAA
- the ilvD gene encoding dihydroxy-acid dehydratase, with protein MPDYRSKTSTHGRNMAGARALWRATGMKDDDFKKPIIAIANSFTQFVPGHVHLKDLGQLVAREIERAGGVAKEFNTIAVDDGIAMGHDGMLYSLPSREIIADSVEYMVNAHCADAIVCISNCDKITPGMLMASLRLNIPVIFVSGGPMEAGKTKLASHGLDLVDAMVIAADSSASDEKVAEYERSACPTCGSCSGMFTANSMNCLVEALGLALPGNGSTLATHSDREQLFLQAGRTIVELCKRYYGENDESVLPRNIANFKAFENAMTLDIAMGGSTNTILHLLAAAQEAEIDFDLRDIDRLSRHVPQLCKVAPNIQKYHMEDVHRAGGIFSILGSLARGGLLHTDLPTVHSRSMEEAIAKWDITQTTDEAVHHFFKAGPAGIPTQTAFSQSTRWETLDDDRENGCIRSVEHAYSKEGGLAVLYGNIALDGCVVKTAGVDESIHVFEGNAKIFESQDSAVRGILADEVKEGDIVIIRYEGPKGGPGMQEMLYPTSYLKSKGLGKACALLTDGRFSGGTSGLSIGHASPEAAAGGAIGLVQDGDKVLIDIPNRSINLLVSDEELAARRVEQDKKGWKPVEVRPRKVTTALKAYALLATSADKGAVRNKAMLDGL; from the coding sequence ATGCCTGATTATCGCTCGAAAACATCCACCCACGGCCGCAACATGGCCGGCGCCCGCGCACTGTGGCGCGCAACAGGGATGAAAGATGACGACTTCAAAAAGCCGATCATCGCCATCGCCAACTCCTTCACCCAGTTCGTACCGGGCCACGTGCACCTCAAGGACCTGGGCCAACTGGTCGCCCGCGAAATCGAACGCGCTGGCGGTGTGGCGAAAGAATTCAACACCATCGCCGTCGATGACGGTATCGCCATGGGCCACGACGGCATGCTGTATTCGCTGCCGAGCCGCGAGATCATCGCCGACTCCGTCGAGTACATGGTCAACGCCCACTGCGCCGACGCGATTGTCTGCATCTCCAACTGCGACAAGATCACCCCTGGCATGCTGATGGCGTCCCTGCGCCTGAACATCCCGGTGATCTTCGTTTCCGGCGGCCCGATGGAAGCCGGCAAGACCAAACTCGCCTCCCACGGCCTCGACCTGGTCGACGCCATGGTGATCGCCGCCGACTCCAGCGCTTCTGACGAGAAAGTCGCCGAGTACGAGCGCAGCGCCTGCCCGACCTGCGGTTCGTGCTCCGGCATGTTCACCGCCAACTCGATGAACTGCCTGGTCGAAGCACTGGGCCTGGCACTGCCGGGCAACGGTTCGACCCTGGCCACCCACAGTGACCGCGAACAGTTGTTCCTGCAGGCCGGCCGCACCATCGTCGAGCTGTGCAAGCGTTACTACGGCGAGAACGACGAGTCGGTATTGCCGCGCAACATCGCCAACTTCAAGGCGTTCGAAAACGCCATGACCCTGGACATCGCCATGGGCGGTTCCACCAACACCATCCTGCACTTGCTGGCCGCTGCCCAGGAAGCCGAGATCGATTTCGACCTGCGCGACATCGACCGTCTGTCCCGTCACGTGCCGCAACTGTGCAAGGTCGCACCGAACATCCAGAAGTACCACATGGAAGACGTGCACCGTGCCGGCGGGATCTTCAGCATCCTCGGCTCGCTGGCTCGTGGCGGCCTGCTGCACACCGACCTGCCGACCGTGCACAGCCGCAGCATGGAAGAAGCCATCGCCAAGTGGGACATCACCCAGACCACCGACGAAGCCGTGCACCACTTCTTCAAGGCCGGCCCGGCAGGCATCCCGACCCAGACCGCGTTCAGCCAGTCGACCCGCTGGGAAACCCTGGACGACGACCGTGAAAACGGCTGCATCCGCAGTGTCGAGCACGCCTACTCGAAAGAGGGCGGCCTGGCCGTGCTGTACGGCAACATCGCGCTTGATGGCTGCGTGGTGAAAACCGCGGGCGTCGACGAGTCGATCCACGTCTTCGAAGGCAATGCGAAGATCTTCGAAAGCCAGGACAGCGCCGTACGCGGCATCCTCGCCGACGAAGTGAAGGAAGGCGACATCGTCATCATTCGCTACGAAGGCCCGAAAGGCGGCCCGGGCATGCAGGAAATGCTGTACCCGACGTCCTACCTGAAATCCAAAGGCCTGGGCAAAGCCTGCGCCCTGCTCACCGACGGCCGTTTCTCCGGTGGCACCTCGGGCCTGTCCATCGGCCACGCTTCGCCTGAAGCGGCTGCCGGTGGCGCCATCGGCCTGGTGCAGGACGGCGACAAAGTGCTGATCGACATTCCGAACCGCTCGATCAACCTGTTGGTCAGCGACGAAGAACTGGCCGCGCGCCGGGTCGAGCAGGACAAGAAAGGCTGGAAGCCGGTGGAAGTGCGTCCACGTAAAGTGACCACCGCCCTGAAGGCCTATGCCCTGCTGGCGACCAGTGCCGACAAGGGCGCAGTACGTAACAAGGCAATGCTCGACGGGCTGTAA
- a CDS encoding MFS transporter yields the protein MPHANDANEKPLIVLLLMSMTLLGVFPLDVVLPSFPDLSACFRISPSEAALSVSLFAVSLAFSVMLVGPLSDMWGRKKLLLGGIAIAAIGAVGCAVSSEYCWFLGFRVVQAIGCGAFSLSQALVQDLFEGQERQRLRIWMVTASGVFISISPLLGTWLQLQLGWQGSFYVFVALAVSVGSSACWLLKESSAMRTASRGGFFSAYWHVCSNARFMAYWLISALAFACHFSFIVTSPIIFMEHLALSPYEYAWTLMLYGVAYASGGAVANALQERLRGHTQIVVGLGLIAVSGVLMLWLIRHFGLSAAAVLVSMLICTIGTTITRPVVNNKAMSIHPQYAGTSTSVGAVLIFMGGGVTSVVINLVSGDLTTTLAIGFLTLSLAGLGLNALIDHENQRALDGV from the coding sequence ATGCCGCACGCCAATGACGCCAACGAAAAGCCGTTAATCGTCCTGCTGCTGATGAGCATGACCCTGCTGGGCGTATTCCCGTTAGACGTGGTTCTCCCCTCCTTTCCAGACCTGTCGGCCTGCTTCCGGATTTCGCCTTCCGAAGCTGCCCTGTCTGTCAGCCTGTTCGCCGTCAGTCTGGCGTTCTCCGTAATGCTGGTTGGTCCCCTGTCCGACATGTGGGGCCGCAAGAAGCTGTTGTTGGGCGGTATCGCCATCGCGGCCATTGGTGCGGTGGGATGCGCAGTTTCCAGCGAATACTGTTGGTTCCTGGGTTTTCGTGTGGTCCAGGCAATCGGCTGCGGGGCCTTCTCGCTGTCACAGGCGCTGGTGCAGGATTTGTTCGAAGGCCAGGAAAGGCAGCGACTGAGGATCTGGATGGTGACCGCCAGTGGCGTATTCATTTCGATTTCGCCGTTGCTGGGGACCTGGTTGCAATTGCAGCTTGGCTGGCAAGGCAGCTTTTATGTATTTGTCGCACTGGCCGTTTCAGTCGGGTCAAGCGCCTGCTGGCTGCTCAAGGAGTCTTCAGCCATGCGCACCGCATCGCGAGGGGGATTTTTCAGTGCCTATTGGCATGTCTGTTCGAATGCACGCTTCATGGCTTACTGGCTGATTTCGGCCCTGGCCTTCGCCTGCCATTTTTCGTTCATCGTGACGTCACCCATTATTTTCATGGAACACCTGGCCCTCTCACCCTATGAATACGCCTGGACGCTAATGCTGTACGGCGTTGCGTACGCGAGCGGCGGCGCAGTCGCCAACGCCTTGCAAGAACGCCTGCGAGGGCATACGCAGATCGTTGTTGGCTTGGGGCTGATCGCGGTTTCGGGTGTGCTGATGCTGTGGCTGATTCGCCACTTCGGCCTGTCTGCCGCTGCCGTGCTGGTATCCATGCTGATCTGCACGATCGGGACCACCATCACCAGGCCAGTCGTCAATAACAAGGCGATGAGTATCCACCCGCAATACGCCGGAACCTCGACTTCGGTCGGTGCCGTGCTGATCTTCATGGGCGGCGGCGTCACCAGCGTGGTGATCAATCTCGTGTCCGGGGACCTGACCACGACACTGGCCATTGGTTTTCTGACATTGAGTCTTGCAGGTCTGGGTCTGAATGCGTTGATCGACCACGAGAATCAAAGGGCGCTGGACGGTGTATGA